The segment CAGCCATCATCCAcgccctccaccccacccccacccccgcacagtgcctggcactggcTCCTGTAGAGCTCAGTATCCTGGTCATGTGGGGTGGGGCAGAAAGTGGAGGGTTTGAGCACGGCCTGCCATAAGGGCAGGGGGACCCCTCTCTCAGAAAATGACCAGCATCCAACCTCAGAGTATGCCTTAAGGGTCCAGGAAGTTTGCGAATATTGGTGTGGTCATACAACGGAGTGTCTGGCACCAGAAGGCGCTCAGTAACCATCTGGTGAATGGTACAGCCGCCTCCTGGGTGGTGCCCCCCACCCACCTACTCCACCACTCCACGGCCCCCAGCGTCTCAGAGGAAGAAGTGGGCGTGGTCCCCCGACCCGGGGCCGCTGGAGACCAGCCGGTCACAGCGAGCCTTGTAGAGGTCGCGCTCCCTGGCCAGGCGGGCCACCTCCGCCCGCAGCGCGTCCAGCTGGGCTGCCAGGCGGGCGCGTTCGGCCTCCAGCCCACGCCGTTGCTGCAGCCGCTTGGAGCGACAGGCCTGCGCGTATCCGCGGTTCTTCAGCGTGCGGCGCCTCTGCTTCAGCCGCAGTGCCTCTTCGCGCCCGCAGCCCCGCAGCTGTCGGTTTAGCTCCCGCACAGACATCGACACCAGCGCCGCGTCAGAAAACCGCACCGCTAGCTGCAGAGGGAACCGGCAGAGACCGAATCAGCGCGGGTTTTCGCGGGGCTCGGCTCTCAAGTCGGGAAGTCAGACCCCACCCCCGAAGGCCCCGCCCCCTGCTCATGCCTTTACCTGAATGCCCGCCCTCCCACTGAATCTATCTCTCAATCCTGACCTAACCGCAGGTCCCAATGCTGATGGGCCCCATGGGTCCTTGCCAGGGAACTGGTGCCCTTTTGGGCCTGTCCGGCGCTTCAGGCCCCGCCTCCCACGGTCAGGCAAGCCAATCGCGCACCTGAACCCCGCTCCGCCCCTGAGTGGTCCTTAGCACCCAGGCTCACGTGTGTCTAATGGACTTGCCTCCAGATTCACCCCGCCCCTCCAACGCACCTAGCTCCAGCACCTCTGTGCTGAAGGCCGCAACCCTGTGACCCTCAAAGgatttggattttatcctaaTGCCCTCGACACCCCCATCTGTGTCTATAATTAATAGGATGAGTCCCAATCCTTTCTGAGAAGGTTGGGGGCAGGGCAAGCACGAAGTCTTGAAAAGGCCAACCTCAATCCGGTTCCCATAGTCTTAACTCCGCTCCATTCCATGCACAACCCTTTCCCTGCTTCCCACGCACGGTGTATATCTAGCTTCCCGTAATCTCCTGCTCCGCAATGCCCTTTAATTTTCAACTCTCCCCTTTCTGTCCTCTTCTAACCttatcttctccctcttcctcctggtTCAGCCTATTCATTTTTCTTCGTTTTGTAAAAGAAGGGGGAGAGCAGAACGTAGTTTCCTCGATCTGATTTCTTTCAAGggcctttcttcccttctcaggCCCTGTATCTCTTTCCCAGTCCGggacctctccttcctccctcacatGGCTTCCCCTCGGCCCAGCTCACTGATCACTCACCTGGGCATGCGGGGCTCCTGTGTCCTCTGGGCTCCCTGGGTAGTAGCTACGGGGCCCCTCAACAGGCACTGGGCCCTGACCCTGTAGCAGTTCCACAGCCTCCTCAGGACTCAGCCCCAGcgtctccccagcccccagctgctgCTGCAGGGTGGCCAGCCAGTACAACTCTTCCAGGCCTGGCCGGGGGCCCTCAGTGGCCCCCACCATGCCTGGCTCACTGAAGGTGGGTGAAGGAGGCACTGAGCTGTAGGGTGTGGAGCCCAGTGAGGCTGTGGAGGGGCCAGATCGCCTCTCCGAAGGTTCCCGCTTTACCTCAAACTTCATCAAATCAAAGTCATTGACATATTCCATGGCCAGGGGGGTAGGAGGCAGTGCCATTCTGGGGCTGGATTAGGAGGGGAACACCTGCAAAAAAGAGGAGAGGTTTGGAGCACCTAGAGGCTGCCTTCACCAAAACCTGCTCCCCCAAAGGCCAAGAAGCCTGAATTCTGGAAAGCTGGGGTGATGGTGCAGCCCTGTTCCCTGCATAGTCACCTCTGGGCTAGGGGCCAACTTTTCAGATGGCGGGGGCTCCTGGTCAAGGGCAAGCAGCTTAAAGGCCTGACTGAGGAAGAGGCTAGCACACGAGGTGCCTTTGAGATCTATGACAAACAAGAGGAACATGGCAATGCTCCAACTCTAGTGCTGGGACATGCTGAGCCGCTGTGTCATCTCAAGAGGCATCATTCCATTTCcaagcaattaaaaaattttgcttAATTAACCATGACAAAGTATATTTTAGGACAATGGGAAGGCATGTATGCtgtgaattttaatatataaggATAACGTGCTAGTATTACACCTCTCTCTCAGAGCACCCAGGCCAATGCCTTGTACACAGAAGACCCTTCGTACACATCTGTTCTATGGATTTATCAATCAACTAATCCCTTTTATATGAGTGAGACTTTCCAAGGTAAAAAGAAAGGTCCAAGAATTAGTTCTATAAAGATCAAGACTGAGTAATGACCATCTTTCCCCAAGGCCAATCTCTCCAAGGGGAACCAACCAAGATTGGTTTCCCTCCTTCTATTCAGAACCCCCTTGAGCAGATCATCTTCCCCTTTCAGACCCCAGTTTCCCCTTCTTTTCAAAGAAGGTAGTTATACTTTAACGTTTCCCAAAGAGTGTTCTATGAAACACTAAGTCTGAGAAATACCCAAGAAGAGGGCTGTGCTCAGATAACTTTGAGAAATGCTGCCTCCCATCCCCACCTTTTGCACATTCACAAAACACAGCAGCATATTAATCTGAGAAATTCTTCAGCAAACCATCTGTTCAGCTTCAACACAGAGTGTCCCAAACTTATGTCACCAAGGAACTCTCCTCCCTATTATCAACCATGGAGCATGGGCTCACCTGAGGAACCGCTGACTAGATGACCTTGGGGAGTTTTCCCAGCCTGGAAGCCCCAAGCCCTAGCTCAGCTCCCTGTTCCAGTAGCAGTCCCCCCAACCCCAGAAGTGGTAAAGTACGAGGTACTCATCCCAAGGCTTAGAGTTTGGCTCCATCTTGATGCCCCAAGCCTAAGGAGCCCTCTTTCCA is part of the Rhinolophus sinicus isolate RSC01 linkage group LG03, ASM3656204v1, whole genome shotgun sequence genome and harbors:
- the NRL gene encoding neural retina-specific leucine zipper protein, with product MALPPTPLAMEYVNDFDLMKFEVKREPSERRSGPSTASLGSTPYSSVPPSPTFSEPGMVGATEGPRPGLEELYWLATLQQQLGAGETLGLSPEEAVELLQGQGPVPVEGPRSYYPGSPEDTGAPHAQLAVRFSDAALVSMSVRELNRQLRGCGREEALRLKQRRRTLKNRGYAQACRSKRLQQRRGLEAERARLAAQLDALRAEVARLARERDLYKARCDRLVSSGPGSGDHAHFFL